CCTTGGTAAAGCCATTGAATCTGGTCTTGGTGAAGGTTAAGGAGTGAAGATGTCGAACAATAAAAAAGTCGTCACGATCACGCTAAATCCAGCGTTAGATCTAACGGGTCATCTCACGGATACACTCAATGTCGGTTCCGTCAGCTTAGTGTCGAAAAGTGATCTCCATCCCGCAGGAAAAGGCGTGAATGTCGCAAAAGTCTTGTCGGATCTCGGGGCTCAAGTCACCGTGACTGGTTTTTTAGGTCAAGATAATCAAGAACCTTTCTGTCAGCTATTTACGCAAATGAACGCGCAAGATCGCTTTGTTCGAGTAGCAGGGGCGACACGCATTAATGTCAAACTGGTGGATAATCAGAGCCAAGTCACTGACATTAACTTCCCTGGCGTAATCGTGGACCAAACCGCTATCGATGCTTTCGAAGCCACCTTAGAGCAGTTGGCTTTAGATCACGATTACTTTGTGATGGCGGGCAGCCTGCCTCGTGGCGTCACACCACAACAATGCGCTAACTGGATTGAACTATTACATCAAAAAGGCAAGAAAGTCATTTTTGATAGCAGCCGTGAAGCCTTAAAGGCCGGTTTGAATGCGCAGCCTTGGTTAATCAAACCCAATGATGAAGAACTGTCTGAGTTAGTTGGTACAACGCTCACCACTACGGAAGCCTGCCAACAAGCCGCACAAACGCTGGAATCAAAAGGCATTGAAAACATTGTTATTTCAATGGGTTCAAAAGGCGTGATGTGGCTAAATCAAGGTCAATGGTTGCAATCACAACCACCACGTATGCAAGTGGTCAGTACTGTCGGCGCGGGAGATACTTTGGTCGCTGGATTAACTTGGGGCCACCTAAACCAATGGTTACACCAAGATATCCTAAGCTACGCCACCGCGCTGTCCGCTCTTGCGGTTACACAAATTGGTGTCGGCGTGCCCGACCCACAATCGGTCATCGAATTACAACAACAAATTCGCATTCAAGCGATATAAAGGACATCCTATGAATATTGCCATCATTACCGCATGCCCAAGTGGCGTTGCTAACAGCATGATTAGCGCGGGTTTATTAGAACAAGCCGCCAAAGATTTAAACTGGACAGCTCATGTGGAATGTCAGTCTACGGTTATTCCACCTAGCCCATTAACGCAACAGCAAATTGATGCGGCTGAAGTTATTGTGATCGCTGCCAACACTCCGGTCGATACCCAACGTTTTGTGGGTAAAAAAGTCTACCAAGGTGATATCACAGACTGTTTCACCGCGCCCCAAGTTTGGCTACAAAATGCGGTCCAACAAGCGAGCGAATTAACCCAAGCTGCTGCACCCGTGAGCCAATCTAATACCGCGACAGCGAAGAAAATTGTTGCGATTACCGCCTGCCCAACCGGGGTTGCTCATACCTTCATGGCTGCAGAAGCCTTAGAAGAAACCGGGGCAAAACTTGGTCATCAAATCAAAGTGGAAACTCGCGGCTCAGTAGGTGCGAAAAATCAACTCACCGAACAAGATATTGCCGATGCGGATTTAGTCATCATCGCTGCCGATATTGAAGTGCCACTAGAGCGCTTTGCCGGTAAGCCACTCTACAAAACCAGCACAGGCTTAGCACTGAAAAAAACCGAGCAAGAATTTGCCAAAGCTTTTGAACAGGCGACCCCTTATCAAGCGGGTCAAGCGACCTCATCTTCTGCGACTAGCTCAGAAGAAAAAGCCGGCATTTATAAACACTTAATGACCGGTGTTTCGCACATGCTACCGCTTGTGGTTGCCGGTGGTTTGGCGATTGCCTTATCGTTTGTCTTTGGTATCGAAGCATTTAAAGAAGAAGGAACTTTAGCGGCCGCCTTAATGACCATTGGTGGCGGTTCGGCGTTTGCCTTAATGATTCCTGTTTTGGCCGGTTTTATTGCCTTTTCTATAGCTGATCGCCCAGGTTTAGCACCCGGTTTGATTGGTGGTATGTTGGCAAGCTCAACGGGAGCGGGCTTTATCGGCGGTATTATTGCTGGTTTCCTTGCAGGTTACGCCGCTAAATTCATTGCCGACAAACTAAGCTTGCCACAATCAATGGAAGCGCTAAAACCGATTTTAGTCATTCCACTATTGGCGAGTTTATTTACTGGTCTAGTGATGATTTACGTTGTGGGCGGGCCTGTCTCCGGCATTATGACTGCGATGACCGATTTCCTTAATAATATGGGCTCGGCAAATGCGGTATTACTAGGCATTATCTTAGGTTGTATGATGTGCTTTGATTTAGGTGGTCCAATCAACAAAGCCGCCTACACCTTTGGCGTTGGTCTACTTGCTTCACAAACCTATGCACCGATGGCGGCAGTTATGGCTGCTGGTATGGTTCCCGCATTAGGGATGGGGTTAGCAACCTTCCTAGCTAAAGATAAATTCGCACAAACTGAACGCGAAGCAGGTAAAGCATCTTTTGTACTCGGTTTATGTTTTATTTCTGAAGGGGCGATTCCATTTGCCGCGAAAGATCCAATGCGCGTGATCCCAAGCTGCATGGTGGGCGGGGCATTAACTGGCGCACTTTCTATGCTGTTTGGTGCCAAACTGATGGCACCACACGGCGGCTTATTTGTCTTACTGATTCCAAACGCCATTACCCCGGTATTCCTGTACCTAGTGGCGATTGTGGCAGGGACAATTGTTACTGGTGTCACTTATGCTTTCTTAAAAAATAAAGAGCCAGCACAAGCCGTCACCGCTTAATTTACTTATCAGTTAGATATTTTTCGAAGAGGTCTTATCGCATAGCGGCAAGGCCTCTTTTTTATATCAATCACACAGATTAGATAGTTATCCGCAGCTGAGGTGAATTAGTACAATTGGCATTACCATCCAACGTGGCTAAACGCGCTACTGAGAATACTCCGCGCGTAAATCTTTCTTCAAAATCTTACCCGTCGCTCCTAAAGGTAGCGCATCACGGATGTCGACCGAGCGAGGATATTTATAGGCAGCACATTGTTCTTTACCCCACGCTTTTAGCTCCGCCGCTTCAATGTTAGCGCCCGGTTTTAAAGTGACGATGGCTTTGATCTCTTCACCATATTCTTCATGCGGGATACCGATCACCGCCACCATCGCGACCGCTGGGTGTGTCATAAACACTTCTTCGACTTCACGTGGATACACATTAAAGCCATTTCGGATAATCAAATCCTTCACCCGATCCACAATATAAACATTACCAAGCTCATCTTGACGTGCAATATCTCCCGTGTGGAACCAGCCTTCACGCATCGCTGCAGCGGTTTCTTCTGGGCGGTTTAAATATCCTTTCATGACATTATGACCACGTACGGTCAGCTCACCTTCTTGCCCTGGTGCAACTTCTTGACCTTGCTCATCCACCAAACGGACTTCTACACCTTGGATCGGCTGACCAATAGAGCCAACTCGACGCTCGGTATCCAAATGATTGAAACACACAATCGGACTGGTTTCCGATAAACCATATCCCTCAATCACAGGCACCTTAAATTTATCTTCAAAGCGACGAATCACTTCAGCAGGCATAGAAGAGCCACCGCTGATCCCCAGCTTTAAGGACGACAAATCTGCATCAATATCCAAATGATTTAACCCAATGTACATGGTCGGCACGCCTGCAAAAATGGTCACGTTATGTTGCTCTATCATTTTGACCACAGCCGCAGGCTCAAAACGTGGCACTAAAACGATGGTCGAGCCACATAAGATCGCCGCATTTAAACTGACGGTTTGTCCAAAAGAATGAAACAGCGGTAAAGTTGCAATATGCACATCACGGCTGGTTAATTCGGCTATGCCTTGCGTGACCAATGCATTCATGATCATATTGCTTTGCGTTAATTCTGCGCCTTTTGATTGCCCTGTAGTGCCTGAGGTATACAGGATCACCGCAGTATCATTAGCATCGCGCGCCACATCATCTTTGATTGGAGCATAGCGGTCGCTCCAGCGGCTCAACGTCGGCATCTCATTATAATGTCTTTGCTTTTGGTCAGCACACATCACAATCATTTGTTCGCATGTGTCCACTTGCTGAAAAGCGTGCAAGCCTTCTTGCGCCATGGGCAACTGCTCTGAACCTTCAAAGCAGAAAAAGAATTTGGCCTCACTATCTTCTAAGTGATATTGAATTTCGCGGCGTTTTAACAGCACATTTAAAGGCACGACAACGCCCCCCGCTTTTTGCACCCCGTAATACACTAATGGGAAAAACGGTAAATTAGGGCAACTTAACGCAACCCGATCACCAGGTTGTAAGCCGTTATCGATTAATGCAGCGGCAATTTTGCCCGCAATATCATCAAACTGACGGTAAGTAATCACCATCTCTCCACAAATCAGAGCAGGCTTATTAGATTTATATAACGCATTTCGTCTCAGCCCGGCAGCTAAACTCATCATAAAAGGAATATCCTATTGCTGGTTACCGATTAAATAATACCAATCACACTAGTTAACCTCAGCTGCGGAAAACTAAATGATCAGATAATAAATACGATTGGTATAAGGCACCGGTATAAAGAAAAAACCCGCGGGGAGCACCACGGGTTAAATTGTTTATTTTAATTTTATAGGTTAGCGATTCACTTACCTATTGGTCATCATCTTTATAAGATCATAACGCTATTAATCTTGTTGTGCATTGGTTTTTGCTTGTTGCACTTTATCAACTAATTCTTGTTTTTTATCTGCCAATACTTCTTTTTTACTGGCAAGAACGTCGGCAATACCCAGTAAGTTATCTGTCAATTGCTGCGCTTTTTCCGGCGGAAATTTTTGTAATAACGACTGATTCAATTGCTCTTTCAGCTGACCGAGCATCTCTTGTTTTTGCTCATCGGAGACTTGACGCACTTTCACTATCGTGGCTGACATTTGTTGTAGCTCTGGAAACAAATTAGCCTCTTTTAATGGTGCGAGCAATTGCAGATCTTTTAGGCTCGCGTCATCTACTTTGGTATCGATAGTTTCAATTAATGTATCTAGTTTATCTAAAGTTTCCGCACCCCGTGCATAAATTGGGGTAATGGCTTCATTTTCGGCAAAACTGGTGACTTTATCCACGGTTAAGAAAATCAGCACCATAATGATCACTAAAGGTAATAGTAACCCACTGAATAAACCCACAAAAAAATTATTAAAACCCGAGCCAAAGCCTTTCATAACGCATCCTTTTTAAGAGAGACAATATTGGAGCTGGGCATTCTACCTCAAACCCAATAAAAAGCCCATCAACATAACGGTAACAACTGCGTTCATAACAATCTTAAATTCAAAGGCTTATCACTACGTAATGATCTATTAATAAAGCAATAAATAACCCCATTAAATGGTAAATAGAAAATTTAAAGGTGTCGATCGCACTATTTGGTTTAGCAAAATATTTCAACTGACACGCTTTATAAATAAACCCTAGAGATAGCGCCATCGCCACAACAGCGTAGATCGCCCCACTCATACCAAACAAAACCGGTAATGCGCACACCAACATTAATAAAATGGTATACAGCAAGACGCTGGTTTTCGTAAATTCAATACCATGTGTCACTGGCAACATAGGAATATCCGCTTTGGCATACTCATCACAACGATGTATGGCCAATGCCCAAAAGTGCGGTGGTGTCCAAATAAAAATGATCATCACCAACAACCAAGCATGAGGATGAAGCGCCCCTGTCATTGCAGTCCAACCCAGCAATGGCGGCATTGCCCCTGCGATTCCGGCAATCACAATATTTTGTGGCGTAGCACGTTTTAGATATAACGTATAAATAACCGCATAACCTAACAAGCTGGCAAACGTCAGCCAAGCGGTAAGCCCATTGACGCCAAAATACAGCAGCGTAAAACCGGCCACTCCCAGCGCCGTAGCAAACACGATCACCTTCCAATAACCAAGTTGCCCAGAAGGTAATGGTCGATGCTGAGTACGCTTCATCACACCATCGATATTACGATCAATTAAATGATTCAATGCCGCTGCTGCCCCTGCCATCAAACCAATACCTGTTAATCCCAACACTAACGGCTGGAGTAATAACTTTCCTTCTGTCGACAAGCACATTCCGACTAACGCAGTAAGCAGCATTAGCATTACAACTTTAGGCTTGGTCAATGAGTAATACAGTTTCATTTGTTTGAGCCAATAACCTTTTGACCAAGCGCTCACTGCTGGGCTAACCGCTTGTGGTAATTGAGAAGAATGCGCCACAAAGGTCGGTGGATTTGGCGTAAGGGATTGTTCAACCTTACTGTCTTGAGGCGGAAAAGGGATCACGTTTGATTTAGGCATACGCACCTTCCTAACGTTAATAATCAGCTAACTTCACCGGTCTATCTATTTGATATTGGCCTATCTGCTTTGCTTTAAGAGTTCTATTTTACTTTAAGCACTCTGTTTTAATTCAAGTACCCTGTTTTAATTTAAGCACTCCGCTTCATTTTGGGTTTAGTCTCGTAAACTTAGTATGCAAGCTGGTCGGCTAATTATCAGCAGCAAAACATTGTTTTAACCCCACCAATATCAATACTGTATTTAACAATAGCAGCGCTGCGACAAAATTGTGCAATACCGCTAAAATAACCGGCAGATGCAGCACAATATTGCTCACTCCTAAGCCGATTTGTATTGCCAGTAACCCCACCAGCGTACCTGCTGCATAATTTAACCTTGGATGAACATGGCTCCGCCATAAGCGCCAAGCAAAAATCACTATCGCTAGCGCCGTACACACTGCGCCCATCCGGTGCAATATATGAATGGTCATGCGAGATCCGTAATCCAATACCCCATATTCAAAACTGCCATTTTCCATCAATAATGAGTGTTGGAAGATCGTGAATGCACCAGGCAAATTCCATGCTTGCCACCAATTACCGTCACATAAAGGTAAGCGAGTACATACCAACGCGGCATAATTGGAAGAAGTCCAACCGCCAAGAAAAATTTGCGCACTCAAGATCATTAAGACGAGCCAACAACCGGTATACAAGTTAGGTCCTTTATATAAGTTAGTCCCTTTATACAACTTAGGCCCTGTATACAAGTTAGTTTCTTTATACAAGTTAGCCCCCTTGGCCAAGGACAACTTGGAGTTAACACAATGAGTAGGAAGCTCAACAGAGTGGAAGTAATTGTGAGAGGGGGTAAAAGGGCAACGTAATGATAAATAAAAAATAAACAATAAACTCAGCAGAAAAAAACCACCGAATAAATGCAAGACCACAATAATCGGCATCAACTTAAGCGTCACGGTCCACATTCCCAATGCCGCTTGAAAAAATACCACTAAAACTAAAGCTAACGGTAAGCGTTTACTAACATGGGAGACTTTCATACTGACGAACGCTAGCGCGACAATGAATAGACCTAAGGTGCCCGCCACATAACGATGAATCATCTCTAACCAAGCTTTATTCGGCTCAATCGTATGCTCAGGAAAATGTTGGGTCGCACGAATAATATCCTCGCTATGACTAGGAACAACCATTTGTCCATAACAGCCGGGCCAATCTGGGCAGCCTAATCCCGCATCTGAAATACGCGTGTATGCCCCCAAAATGATCACCACCAAAGTGAGCGCAAGGCTTATTTTTATTAGCCATAACAACCATTTTTCATAGTCCATATCGCCCCCTATTCACTCAAGTGATACCCCTTTAGCCTACTCGTGATAACGTCAACAACTTACGTAAATCTGCAAGTAACCCTTTCAACTCTTTAGGTAATTGCTCTGCTGTTGATACGCTGGGATAGCGCATCACCCACTGCCCACGAGGGTCAATCAACACATAATCTTGCAAGCTAACCCCAGCGCTTGTTTGAGTTAAATCCGCATCCATATTGGCGGCAACCTGCACCACAAACCCCATTTGCTCAATGTCAGCTTTCATTTGTTGTGAACTTGGATTTAGCTCAGAAGACATCAATACAACTGGCATGACGCGGGGCTGATCTTTACCGAGCGCAATATGGGTTTGCTTTAATAAATGAAGTTGTTGCTGACACAAAGCTAAACAAGAATGAGGTAACAGATAAGCAATTTGCCAACGTTGAGGGGCGGGGTTATTTATATTTAAACTCTGATAATACAATCTGTTATCAATAAAAAGACCATGATTGGTCACCGCCGGTTGATACCAATGTTGAGAAAGGATGAGTTTTGCCGCTATCACAGGTAAAGCAAAAATGAGCAGCATCCACCACAAAACGTGACGATTCCGTTGATGATAATGGCCACCTTCTTTTATCGCATGCGCTTTTGTCATCCTCTCCCCCTACTCATTATTGTTTTTTACAAACCTTCATAATTCATTGTTTTTAATATATTATTTTTATATATCGGTTTTAACACCTCGGGTTTAATGTACCTCTTTAAGGCATCGGTTTTAAAGCATCATGGTTACGCGCTCGATAAGAACGAAACACAAACCGCACCACTAGCATCAACAACACCAAAGCCATCGAAAACCATTGCAC
This Vibrio aphrogenes DNA region includes the following protein-coding sequences:
- the cyoE gene encoding heme o synthase yields the protein MPKSNVIPFPPQDSKVEQSLTPNPPTFVAHSSQLPQAVSPAVSAWSKGYWLKQMKLYYSLTKPKVVMLMLLTALVGMCLSTEGKLLLQPLVLGLTGIGLMAGAAAALNHLIDRNIDGVMKRTQHRPLPSGQLGYWKVIVFATALGVAGFTLLYFGVNGLTAWLTFASLLGYAVIYTLYLKRATPQNIVIAGIAGAMPPLLGWTAMTGALHPHAWLLVMIIFIWTPPHFWALAIHRCDEYAKADIPMLPVTHGIEFTKTSVLLYTILLMLVCALPVLFGMSGAIYAVVAMALSLGFIYKACQLKYFAKPNSAIDTFKFSIYHLMGLFIALLIDHYVVISL
- the pfkB gene encoding 1-phosphofructokinase, which translates into the protein MSNNKKVVTITLNPALDLTGHLTDTLNVGSVSLVSKSDLHPAGKGVNVAKVLSDLGAQVTVTGFLGQDNQEPFCQLFTQMNAQDRFVRVAGATRINVKLVDNQSQVTDINFPGVIVDQTAIDAFEATLEQLALDHDYFVMAGSLPRGVTPQQCANWIELLHQKGKKVIFDSSREALKAGLNAQPWLIKPNDEELSELVGTTLTTTEACQQAAQTLESKGIENIVISMGSKGVMWLNQGQWLQSQPPRMQVVSTVGAGDTLVAGLTWGHLNQWLHQDILSYATALSALAVTQIGVGVPDPQSVIELQQQIRIQAI
- a CDS encoding long-chain-fatty-acid--CoA ligase; protein product: MMSLAAGLRRNALYKSNKPALICGEMVITYRQFDDIAGKIAAALIDNGLQPGDRVALSCPNLPFFPLVYYGVQKAGGVVVPLNVLLKRREIQYHLEDSEAKFFFCFEGSEQLPMAQEGLHAFQQVDTCEQMIVMCADQKQRHYNEMPTLSRWSDRYAPIKDDVARDANDTAVILYTSGTTGQSKGAELTQSNMIMNALVTQGIAELTSRDVHIATLPLFHSFGQTVSLNAAILCGSTIVLVPRFEPAAVVKMIEQHNVTIFAGVPTMYIGLNHLDIDADLSSLKLGISGGSSMPAEVIRRFEDKFKVPVIEGYGLSETSPIVCFNHLDTERRVGSIGQPIQGVEVRLVDEQGQEVAPGQEGELTVRGHNVMKGYLNRPEETAAAMREGWFHTGDIARQDELGNVYIVDRVKDLIIRNGFNVYPREVEEVFMTHPAVAMVAVIGIPHEEYGEEIKAIVTLKPGANIEAAELKAWGKEQCAAYKYPRSVDIRDALPLGATGKILKKDLRAEYSQ
- the fruA gene encoding PTS fructose transporter subunit IIBC, with the protein product MNIAIITACPSGVANSMISAGLLEQAAKDLNWTAHVECQSTVIPPSPLTQQQIDAAEVIVIAANTPVDTQRFVGKKVYQGDITDCFTAPQVWLQNAVQQASELTQAAAPVSQSNTATAKKIVAITACPTGVAHTFMAAEALEETGAKLGHQIKVETRGSVGAKNQLTEQDIADADLVIIAADIEVPLERFAGKPLYKTSTGLALKKTEQEFAKAFEQATPYQAGQATSSSATSSEEKAGIYKHLMTGVSHMLPLVVAGGLAIALSFVFGIEAFKEEGTLAAALMTIGGGSAFALMIPVLAGFIAFSIADRPGLAPGLIGGMLASSTGAGFIGGIIAGFLAGYAAKFIADKLSLPQSMEALKPILVIPLLASLFTGLVMIYVVGGPVSGIMTAMTDFLNNMGSANAVLLGIILGCMMCFDLGGPINKAAYTFGVGLLASQTYAPMAAVMAAGMVPALGMGLATFLAKDKFAQTEREAGKASFVLGLCFISEGAIPFAAKDPMRVIPSCMVGGALTGALSMLFGAKLMAPHGGLFVLLIPNAITPVFLYLVAIVAGTIVTGVTYAFLKNKEPAQAVTA
- a CDS encoding COX15/CtaA family protein, coding for MDYEKWLLWLIKISLALTLVVIILGAYTRISDAGLGCPDWPGCYGQMVVPSHSEDIIRATQHFPEHTIEPNKAWLEMIHRYVAGTLGLFIVALAFVSMKVSHVSKRLPLALVLVVFFQAALGMWTVTLKLMPIIVVLHLFGGFFLLSLLFIFYLSLRCPFTPSHNYFHSVELPTHCVNSKLSLAKGANLYKETNLYTGPKLYKGTNLYKGPNLYTGCWLVLMILSAQIFLGGWTSSNYAALVCTRLPLCDGNWWQAWNLPGAFTIFQHSLLMENGSFEYGVLDYGSRMTIHILHRMGAVCTALAIVIFAWRLWRSHVHPRLNYAAGTLVGLLAIQIGLGVSNIVLHLPVILAVLHNFVAALLLLNTVLILVGLKQCFAADN